In the Drosophila teissieri strain GT53w chromosome 3R, Prin_Dtei_1.1, whole genome shotgun sequence genome, AACGGAAGTCGCATTCGATGGCAAGAGACATTTGATGGCCATCGGATCATTTTTCACTTCATTCATAAGCCGGAAAACGTAATTTATGATGGGAAATTCCTAAGACGGAGCAGCAGGCGATAAATTTACAGTTTGCGAAACGTTATTAATTGCTAATTACCTCCGAACATGATTAATGCCCTCCTGGCCGCCGCGCTCATCTGCATTTCAGTATGCCCATTGATGTGCCATTTGCACATCGAGGTAACATAGTATCGAGTATAAAGAGTTTCCCACACTTGGATTGCAGATCTCTGCGGCtgctaaatatattttgtgagTATATTTTAGTGTACACATTAAATAGGTTTAAAATATaaggaaaatgtatttaaatatttcgcaATGGGGAGGAAAGTCGTCCGAGCTTCCACTTGATCCAAGCGTCAGCCACGTGTGACTTTCTTTCGGCTGGCCGAGCTTGAAACTGCCGTGTAATGTAATTATTGCCAAACTATTCATCATGTTTTGGGCGCCGCTCGGAGCGCTCGGAACAGCAGCCACTTGGTTGCGCGTCTGGGGTCTGTcaaacgcggcgtatgagcaatgtggCCCCCaacgcactcgcactcgcacacacacaggcatgCGAGGTTAACTAATTAGCATGTCAAAGCCATCCATATTGCCACAACGAAGCCATTTCAAAGTGTTGCCTCCattgaaaagaaaagccaacCCAAAGGCGCAAATCCCATTTAATTACGCTTTTATATTCATAATCCCCTTCCATGTTTTCAGCATAATGCGATCCTTAAAGGACACCCATGCACgcaaacactcgcacactcacacacactcacgcagcTCACACTCATCTATCTGTTTTGATTAATCCTTTGTCAATGGCTCGGACTTAAGGCGAGCAACTAATTTGCTCTCAATGGGTCCCAAGAAAGGGCATGCTGTCGTAAAACAAAACGACCCAGCACAcacaatataaaattaaattaaatttgtcaAGGGCTCGATGGTGAAGGACCATTAAATGTCCATAATGGCCATATGTGTTTGGGTTGTGCACATCGAACATTGTTGGAAATCGTATCCCTATTGGCTGCCAAAACAAGCAATTAATACAGCTTGTAGGAATAATATTCACTTCGGGCATTTGTGTTTTAGAAACTCAAAGAAGCCACAAAAGGATGGCCAGTTCATAGTAGACTCCACTTTTTGGAAAATTCTTTATTAGCCGAgtataaaattcaaattattagCAGAGCTTCTAGCCTCTTGCTTCGTGTCGGTGCCTCAATTGGAGTCCATATACGTGGTTTCCGTGCTTGTAGTTTCCCGTTTTACCCTTCTTCAGATGGCACTGACCGTCTTTCCCAGGACTCTCATATGGGCGGCACTTCCGTCCGCTTCGGAGCAACCTGCCCGGCAGGATGTAGTTCTCTCGGGGAACATTATGCCCCGAAATGGGGGGCCCCGTGTATGGCgtccttttttccttttcgatcTTGACCTTTTCTTGATGGACGCTTCGCACCGATCCGTGATTGGAGAACACCACCTGCTCGCGGTGCAAGCTGCTGTGGTGCACTGGCACCCGATTTGACTCCCTGTGCGGTGGGAACGGCGGCTTAGAGCAGCCAAATGGAGTCCTCACCTCATCCTCCTTGCACTGCATCACGTCGACCAGGCCAGCTCTTGCCATATCCTTGCCGAAGCCTTCGTCCTTCCAGGATCTCATCATAATCTTGTTCAGAAAGTTATCGCGGTTTACGCAGCCATTTTCGGAAAGAATTTCATCTGACTTGCACTTGGATGAACCTGCAGCCTCTGGCTTACTAGCTGGTTTGCTAGCTTCTTCGGCCGCTATTGGTGATGCAGTTGGTTCAGCTGGCGGTACCTTAGGTTCATCTTGGGCAGATGCCAGTAGTAAACTGAAGTGTAATAAAAGCCCGCAGAAAAAGCGGCGAACATGCATCTTGCGGTGCAAGACTTAGCGGACTGAAATATATATCATAAAGACAATGAGGTGTAATGTGTTCAGTGTGAgactggaaaattaatttgttctGCATTACCATAAAGATTCGATTTTCACTTTAGGTATCCCTAAAGTTTTTATTAAGTAAAACTTTTGGTAACTATTCTATTTGTCTGTAGGATCAAGTAAATATAAACGTAAATTCTTATCCTTAAACATAAACTGTAACTAGAGGTGAAAACATTTTCTGGATACAAACATGCAACGTTTTCCTTTATTGAAACGGTGTAATAACTCGTAGTATATGTACCTTATTtccgtttttcgttttcgttttcgtttgtttgaTGTTGTCGTTGGCGAACTGGCCGTTTTCTTTGAATGCAGCGACTCCTTCTTCCCAGGACCTCGTTAGCCCGACACTTGTGTCCCTTTCCAATACTCCTTCCCGGCAAGAAGACGTACTTTCGTGGGCGCTTGTGCCCAGTTATCGGAGGTCCCGACACCCTAGGCTTTCGAATGGGTTTCTGTTCAACATCTTCCTCATGGTGAAAGTGCTTAAAAATGCCCTTGTCGTGCATAATCCGTCCGTCATTTAGTCTGCTGTGGTGCACTGAAACTCGACTTGACTCCCTGTGCGGTGGAAACGGCGGCTTTGAGCAGCCAAATGGAGTCCTCACCTCATCCTCCTTGCACTGCATCACGTCCACCAGGCCTGCTCTTGCCATTTCCTTGCCGAAGCCTTCGTCCTTCCAAGATCTCATCATGATCTTGTTCAGAAAGTTATCGCGGTTTACGCAGCCATTTTCGGAAAGAATTTCATCTGACTTGCACTTGGATGAACCTGCAGCCTCTGGCTTACTAGCTGGTTTGCTAGCTTCTTCGGCCGCTATGGGCGATGCAGTTGGTTCAGTTGGCGGTACCTTAGGTTCATCTTGAGAAGATACCTCTAAGAAGCTGAAGTATAGTAGAAGCACGCAGCAAAAGCAGTGAACTTGCATCTTGGGATGCAAAACTTAGCGGACTGAAATATATGACCTAAAGCAAATTAGGTGTAACGTGTTTTCTGTAAGACTggaaaattcatttgttttgcattaccataaagatttgtttttttacgTTAGGCATCCCTAAAGCTTTTATTAAGTAAAACTTTTGATAACTACTATATCTATAACTAGTTTATCTTCGCTTTTCGTTTGTTTCGTGGACGGATATGCCTACTTGTCGGAGTTCCCAATACTTTAGGTCTTCGAATGTGCTATTGTTCAACATCATCCACATAGTGATAGAGCTTACAAATGCTCTTGTCGGGCACCCGGCTTGACTCCAAGTGCGGTAGAAGGCTTTGCGCTGTCAAATGGAGTCCCGACCTCTTCCCCATTGATCAGCATATCTACCAAAGCCTTGGTCATTACGATCTTGTTGGGGACGTTCTCGCGATCCATGCAGCCATTCTCGTATAGAATTTCATTTGCCTTGCACTTTGATGCTGCGAATGAGTGAAGCCCCTGTCATACTGTTTTCTGGATCTTCTTCGTCTCCAGCAGGCTGTGTAGTAGCAGCTGGAGTTGTTGGCTCTATTGGAGATATAATAAAGCCCAGCACTATATGGACCATATTTCCTGCTGCTCAGCTCAGTCCAAGCTACAGCATactatttagttttatgaACGAGGAAATCCATTTGCCTTGGTCTCCCGTGAAATTTAGAGCTAACTTGCATCAAACTTATAGTAACGACAACAACTTAATAGTTGCCTCATACACTTTACATCCTCGTTCTACCATGCACACGTTTTCGGGAGCCGCAAGCTCCCAAAGTTTTAAATTAGCAACATTATTGATTTTCAGTAGTTGGTGAAATAATAACCGAAATCAATTGGAGGACACGCGAAACTTTCAAGGTGTTGCTGGGGCCTTTTGCTTCTCTTTGCGGCTTGTTGTTTCGTTCTGCAATCTCAATTTCCCCCgcaataaaattaatgttttacgTAGCCAATTCCGAATCGTTTATTTCACATAAAAATGCGATAAATAAGCGACGCATCCTGTGCGACGCCGTCGAAGACGCCAAGGATAAGCCactgttgttgtagttgttgttattgttgttctgGTGCGTGGGGTctcgattgttgttgttcctccTTGCTCTCCTGGCTGGACTGTAGTGTtgttgtgcttgttgttggtaCTTTGCTCGTTGCGCACCTCCAGCATCGTGTATTTATAGCGCAAACAATGGAAAGGATGTTGTGCAAGGACATACGCGCCGGATTACTGCGGAGCGCGAAGGGGCAGCGCGGGACCATGGAAAAGGGGCTTACGAACAATGCgacgccacgccccctcttcTCTTTAGCTATCCGCCTTTCTCCTTTGCTGctggttaaaaataaagaggGAAGCTTACTTCGCGGGCTGGTTACCCAACGAAAAGTAATGGGAATCCACGGGCAAGATCGAAGGTGGAATGTTCAGATGGGGCTAATCATTTTCTAGACATTACcggtaattttaaaaatatttggcatATTTCAGCAACACATTCTAATTAGTAAAGATACATTTTGATAGAAATGTTACTTTTAGTTAGGAAAAGAGGTATGTTCAAGATACCTAAAATTTGAAATACCAGGATTTTGGTTCAATTGTGTTAAAAAGATATCAAAGAACGATTAAGTAACGAGCTTCAAAACTTCTCTGTAGTAACCCCGGAAAGCATATAAAAAGAAAGGCAACGCCAAAAGATGTAGGTTGAGATGGTGAAGTAAGGCGAGTGCGGCAACAATGGTGTGGCACGTGACCCCGCCGAAATCCGGGCAACCCTGACAACCCTGGCAGCTCTAGCCCTCGCTTGCGGCTCCTGTTAAAAATTTCATGTTAATGGCCACACGAAGATTCGCTCTTAACCCTTTTGCCCCGTGGGTGCCGctgtaagtgtgtgtgggtgtgggtgtgggtgtatACACTATAGTCCCGAGTGTGTGGTGGTGTGGCTGTATCTGTGGCAGCGTGTAAGTGTGCAAGTGTGCGTAACAGGTCATTGTCCCAGTGTTTTTCGGTCGCACCTTTATGGCGAGGACAAGGCAGCTTATTTCCTTTGGCTGTCCTTTTTGCAAATTTCAGTCCAGCCAGTGCACACGCAACCGTCTTTCGCCGGcgtcctttcgtccttttccAGCAGAGGGgaaattgctttaattaagGATATCTTGCGAAATGTTTGCTCATATTTATAACCCGGTCGCTTCGTCGGAGAGGTGAAAACTGAGCAGTGAAAACTAGAAAAAGGTGCGCAATCAAAGGCGGAAAATCGTTAGagaataaaatcgaaataacAAAGCGGCCACAGGAGAGAGATAACGAGAGAAAGGGGGAAAATAAGATGGGCAGGCGGGACATAATGCGCTTTTCCCGCTGTGGAAGcggtttgttttccttttttttttgaactGCCAAAGGTCCTGCGGACATTTTCGGTTGCCTTCTGTTTTTCCAGCGGTCCTTTGACTATTTGCCATCTTGCCGGCttcatttgtttgtgttgGCTTGTCTGCGTTCAGCGTTCAGCGTTCTGCGTTTTGCGCTCAGCGCTTTGGGTATTTCGCCGGGATAATAAGATAAAAGCTTTAGTGCCATTCGGGCCAAGTTAGTTAATTGCGTGAATGGCAGTTGTGCCCtcattttattccattttataCTGCTCTTACTGCGATTGAATCGTGCAACCAATTGGGTGATTAGCAACTGCAGTTCACCGGCGATAATCCCCCAGATTTTCCCCTTTCCATTGCCCACCTGAAATTTCTCCAGGCAGTCAAGCCCTACTGCTTCTCATCTTTTATTCAGCACGCAACAATGACAAGTAAAATTTCACCAATGGAGCACATGAAATTCATGCAAAACACTTTGATATTCATATAGTTGAAAATGCACTGGAAGAAAGTTAAGTGTCAGAGCTCAATCTAGAAAAGAGAAGTTTAAACAGTATCTTTTTTACTTTATAGTATCTTTAAAAAGCAGCTATGATCACGCTTTAGATGAATTTCTGCAATCTTATGTTCCTCGCACTCTGCCCAAGTATCTTTCCCAGTGTAGTTCCATAGATACACCAcgtccatatatgtatatgtggtCTGCCCTGAGTGCTGgtgaaaaaacaacaaataaacatgaaggcagcagcaacaaacaatggcagcaacaaccggcaattgtttttgcaaacacacacatcatACATACGCATATATTCGACACTTGCAGTGCCGCCTAAATGTTCATGAATGctccataaaatattaaatgtttatgAATTTCAAAGGGCTCCTTACTTCATTTGCATAATCCCAATGTTTGTTGCCAAGTGTTTGTGcgtgtgtccgtgtgtccgtGTGCTCGTGTGTGGGCAAGTGTCACATATCGTTAGTCTGACTTGTGGCAATAGCTGGAAATGTGTCACATCAGAGTGGAGAATGTGGCATATAGTAGGgcatcaggatcaggatcatgGGAGTGTCAAGTGCTTAGACATCTCGGCCCAAGGCGCCCACTTCTAGGCGCCCTCTTCTGTCATCTAATTCCTGTTTTTCTTCGCACGCGCAGTTATCGCTTTTATTGCAATCTGCTCTCGTCCagcacagaaaacaaattttaaaaaatacattttatagaaAAGGGCATGCTACATTTCAAAATACAGGCATGTCGCCTATCGAACGAGGTATATATTGCTATAGAAATCTTATTACTATATGAATTAGTTAAATAGtcttaaaagtaaataaagtaaaagGTGATTGTAAGAATTGCTAGCCATTTTTCCAACGTCACTTTTTCTCACAGTGCACACTTTCCGCTTCTGCAGCTCCTCGAAGGACTCTCAATAGGGGCAGCACGTCCTGGGACTCCTTTTTTATGGCTGCTGGTGCATAGTTTATTGCATCCGCTTCCTGTTGCCATCTCGCATCTCTGCATACTTTCTGGCTAATTCGtgttaacattttttccattttgccattGTTATGGCCCGTGCACTCGTTGCTGTATTTTTTCGCTGATTGCAGCTCATTTGCATGGGAAAGCAGTAAAATCGGGGAAAAAGCGACAGGCTTCTTATCGAGCGTCGACTGTTTCCTTGACTTAATTGCCATTTGGCTGCGTActggattttatttatgggCCCAGCTTAGGCCTCGTTTAGCCAGTGGAAATAATTACCAATACAATTATCACACACTGGTTCActgtgcactgagagaaacctCACATACTCTGGAGCGCACATTGTTGGAGTACTTCTACAGAGATTCTTCTACGTGTATTTCCTCTGCCCGGTGGAGCGCTAAAAATTTATGACACAATGCCGCTTGCcaaacaagaaattaaaagtttgcGACCCGCACTCGCCAAACTTTTGCGCACACGCATGTGGCgcagtggaaaatttattaaactaaCTGCAAATTAGTGCAcaattgcacacacactcacacatgtgAGTTGAAAACTTTTAAGAGCGGTctagaaaaaaaagggaaaagtcgGCGACTAAGGGAAAAGAAAAGGCTGCAGCATAAATCAAGTCGCCTGCAACGGGGACTGCCCTTAAATTATGTTGCCAATTGGCTAAATATTTCCGCCAGATTGCTGCTCTAATTTCCACAATATTAAATAGGAATGGCGCCGCGGCCAAAAACACAAGTACAAAAGTAACGCCGCCAGACACACGACAATGCCTCTAAGTGATTTTCCTTTGTCACtggaaaattgtaaaacaatTGTTATAAATTCTATGCGCTTTTTGCGTTGCCTTGTTTGGCGCTTGATAAATGCAGACAATTAGCCAAATGGTTGACTGGCGCCAGCCTCAGCCATGGATAGACAGTTAGTAGCCGACTTTCATGCCACTGGGAGAAACCAAGTTACAGTAGTGTACCGGTTTcctaaaaaaaaggaattgcTGAATTTGCTCTTAGTTCGCTTAAAAACGAAGTATGCAATGTGTACTAAGTAAACTCTGAACAGTTCTAAAATGTACGGCAAATAAATGGTAAGAtgtgcttgtttgtttgcaagGAAATATGtcacatatattttaatgactACATCTACTCCGGTTATCCGAACAGCTTAGTTTTTTCCAATACTTAAAGTAAAATGTACAAGTTTCTTGAAAgtgaataattatatattattataatgtcttttgataaatatattttcgtcAAGAAGCTTTATTTCAACTAATCTCCTTAGCTCATAATTAgtcacttttaattttttattccttcAATAATACTCAACCCCTATCGTTTTTCAGACCTCAACCGAATCTTACCCGACATTCTTCATGTTGAAACATATACAGCTAAATCTGAAATATGCTGATTACAGTCGTAGCCCAATATAAATTCCAGCTGATAAACTTACCCGGCAGTCTATAACAAAAAATCACAATCTCTGCTTTCAATGCTAtaaacgcaaaccaaaaccagTTTAAATTACAGCAGTTAACTAACCCGGCAGTTTAAACAGCCCCAATAAAAAAGTCAGTTAAACACCCCTATTAAATAACCCCCAGTCAAGCTAACGCCCAGTCAAACTAATCCCCAGGTAAACTAACCCCCAGTTAAACTAAGTCCCAGTTAAACTAACCCCCAGTCAAACTAACCCCTTGTTATTCAGATAAcaatcaacatttttttggAATATTGCTGAAAATTGCCAAAACTAACCCCCAGGTAAATTAACCGCCAATTAAACTAACcggcagataaactaacccccaggtAAACTAACCAACAGTCAAAATAACCTGGACAAAAAACGAACCCCCAGTTAAACTAACCGGCATCTAAACTAACTCCCAGGTAAACTAACcggcagataaactaacccccagtTAAACTAACCCCCAGTCAAACTAACCCCCTGTTATTCAGCTAACAATcaacattttatatttctaatGATCCCAAGGCTACCGAAGAAGAACCGAAGTACAAACGCAAACGTACGTTCCAAGTCGACCAGCCATTGGAACGATACTATGTCACGAACTGTATCATTTCAAAGTCCCGTTGAAGTTGCCATTGTCGAGGACATTGATAACCGCTGGATGGAACTTTAAAAGAGTAGTAAGTTCTGTACAATAGATATCCTTAGCCTAATGTCTTTGGTGAAACCATACTTACTCGTATGCAAAATCCTGCagtattattttctttgctAAATTGCAAGATCTTTTTAACGAAGTCTAATTCAGAACTTAGAGTGCGCTTAGCCCGGGGTCGTTTATAATTTTGGATTCAGTTTCCTTAACTTGATAGCCACACAAGGTGTTCTTCCCGACTATTTATGAATTCCTTGCTGTTGCCAATAACACACTAATTGCCAACACAGATCCGACCCACTTGATTCCCATCGAGATGCCATCGCCCCAGCCAGACGATTTTCGACAAATAAATCCCCACATGGGGCACTTGGGGcctgctgtggctgtggctgtgcaGGATTGCCgagctggatgctggatgctgggaAAGGAGGAAGTtggaagaaggaagaggaagGATGAGCAGCTCCCTGAGAGGGACTCCCACTTGGTGCATTGTTATTTCCGCTCGcacacaacagcagcagcaagcggAAATAGTTTAAAGGATATTGCAGCCGAATTCGGGGTGCTGCAGGGATAAGCATCCAGTATGCAAAACCATCAATTTTTCCTGCATGTGAGGCGAGTGCCCGTATGCAAAACCACTTTTGCCGAGGCAGCAGAAGTTTGTCGAGGAACAAGGCTGCGAGGAGCCAAGTAAACGGAGCGCCGAGACAAGGCAACTATAATTAGAATCGAAAATGTAACCGAACGGATAAAGTCGACTTTGGCATAAAGTTTGGCCTGCGCTGCGATGCGAATGCGTTTTCGCTCAGATCACAGCAGCCTCTCTAATTATTGACTTTGCTAATTGGCAATTTATAGGAAATTGTCTTCGACAAAAGTTTTGGAAGGCACAGCCATTTCCTATCGCCTTCTGCAAGGCGAGGCTGCAATTTCAAGTGAGTTACTTTGCTTGTTCAAGCCGacgaaaaatgccaaaaagtttcAATCAAAGGCTCCTAATATGCGTAAACAACATTCAAGTTTGCCCTTTGACAGAACACACACTGAAGGGCGCACAAAATGTCGTCGTCCACACGAAGACAAATAGTCGAAACTTTGGTAGCAACCTAATTGagaagaaaattgaaaatttctttaatgaaatgcaaaaattatataataaattatccATTCCGTGTGCAGGAAAGTGGAGACTTGTTGGCATCTGTCTGGTGCGAAATGGAAACGTTGGGGGAAAACGCAGCTAGAGTTGCTTCTAGCTGTTGCAAAGGAAGACTGTAATTTAATGCTCTTTTGCACCTTCAAATCCTTTCAATTTCATAAGACACGTAATCACATTCGAAGTGCTCGCCACCCCTCGTCCTTTCCGTTCTTTGCGTCCTTTCCGTAATCACCTAGCACTTGATGAAATGTTGCAATTTATATAGACAAACCCGCCCTTGCGCTCCATGCATGGCTCACTACTATGTAGGATTATTCCTGGAGTCGCAGGTTGCAGGCTGCAAATTGCAGGTTGCAGGTAGCAGGTAGCAGGTAGCAGGTACCAAGTTGCAAGCTTTTCTCAGCTCCAGGTTTTCT is a window encoding:
- the LOC122620687 gene encoding uncharacterized protein LOC122620687, producing the protein MHVRRFFCGLLLHFSLLLASAQDEPKVPPAEPTASPIAAEEASKPASKPEAAGSSKCKSDEILSENGCVNRDNFLNKIMMRSWKDEGFGKDMARAGLVDVMQCKEDEVRTPFGCSKPPFPPHRESNRVPVHHSSLHREQVVFSNHGSVRSVHQEKVKIEKEKRTPYTGPPISGHNVPRENYILPGRLLRSGRKCRPYESPGKDGQCHLKKGKTGNYKHGNHVYGLQLRHRHEARG
- the LOC122620688 gene encoding uncharacterized protein LOC122620688; the protein is MQVHCFCCVLLLYFSFLEVSSQDEPKVPPTEPTASPIAAEEASKPASKPEAAGSSKCKSDEILSENGCVNRDNFLNKIMMRSWKDEGFGKEMARAGLVDVMQCKEDEVRTPFGCSKPPFPPHRESSRVSVHHSRLNDGRIMHDKGIFKHFHHEEDVEQKPIRKPRVSGPPITGHKRPRKYVFLPGRSIGKGHKCRANEVLGRRSRCIQRKRPVRQRQHQTNENENEKRK